The sequence GTGCGGGCCCGTCAGGGAAAAATCGCCACGGGCGAGACGGGCATGGTCGGCGAGATTGGCCGCGTGGAAGTGGCGCTGGCAGCCGAAAGCACGCTTGCCGGCGCTCCGAAAGGCAAAGTGTTCGTTCACGGCGAGCTATGGGATGCAGTCAGCGGTGAAAACATTTCAGTGGGCACGACGGTGCGCGTAAAATCCGTCAACGGCTTGACGCTCGAAGTGGAACCGACCGACCCACAACGGCGCAGTTGAATTTGTCCGGCACCAATCATTCGCATTCAGTTGGCAGCTCGAAAGGAGCACTTCATGGGACTACCTTTTTCAATGGGCACGATTATTTTTCTCATTGTCGCCATCTACCTGATTTCTTCGGTAAAGATTCTTAATGAGTACGAGCGTGGAGTCATCTTCCGCCTGGGCCGCCTGTTGGCCCACGATAAAGGGCCGGGAGTCATTTTCGTATTCGCGCCCATTGATCGTATCGTGCGCATTTCGCTGCGCATGATCACCATGGAGGTCCCGCCGCAGGAGACCATCACGCGCGACAACGTCAGCGTAAAGGTCAACGCTGTGGTCTACTTCCGCGTGCTGGACGCCAACAAGGCCGTGGTTGAGGTGGAGAATTATCTTTACGCCACGGGTCAGTTGGCCCAGACCACGCTGCGCAGCGTCATCGGCGAAGTAGAACTCGACGATCTGCTCAGCCAGCGTGAGAATCTCAACGAGCGCTTACAGACCATTCTCGATCAGCACACCGCGCCCTGGGGCGTGAAGGTTTCCAAGGTGGAAGTGAAGCAGGTGGAGATCCCCGAGCAGATGGTCCGCGCCATCTCCAAGCAGGCCGAGGCCGAGCGCGAAAAGCGCGCCAAAATCATTCACGCCGAGGGCGAACTGGGCGCTTCCATCAAATTGAGCGAAGCCGCCGCGGTCCTCGCCAAGGAGCCGACTGCGATCCAACTGCGCTACCTGCAGACGCTGACCGAGATCGGTGTCGAAAAGAATACCACCGTAGTCTTCCCCATCCCCATTGATATATTCTCAAGGTTGACGGGAGTGAAGGACAGCGGTAAATCCAGTTAGCAATCAACCCCGCCCGCTCACCACCCGGAAGCGCAAATTTGCATAGGAGATTAATGGCAATGGCTCAAAACCCATCCAGGCAGGTCGAGTTGGTCCTTGAAAACCGACAAGTGATGGGAGTCTTTCTGGTGATGGCGGTGCTTTGTGGCATCTTCTTCGCCTTGGGATTTGTGGTGGGCAGGAATACCATGACGGGCGGCGAGACGATCGTTGAAGTGGTGGATGACAGCATCCCACCGGGAGAAAAACCGAGCGCGTTGCCATCGCCCACTTACATTCCGCGCTCCCAGCAGACCGTCGTGGCCGGCGAAGCCGCCAGCGGAGCGTCTGCTGAGGCCGACTTGAGCTTCTACAACAACGTCGAGACCAATGCCCCAGACGGCCCCGGCGAAACCGCGGCGGAGCAAGACCAAAGCGCTGCCAGCGCGCCCCCAGTCGGCCCTCCCCCCAATGGCATCATTGTCCAGGTGTCGGCGCTCACTCGACGCGAGGACGCCGAGAGTCTCCTGACCTTGCTCAAGGAGAAGCAACTCCCCGTGCTGGTTACCACCAGCAGCAACGATACACTATTCCACGTAGTCATCGGACCATACAAAACCGACAAGGAAGCTGAGCAGGCCAAGCAGGCGCTGGAGAAGGACGGGTTTCGCCCGTTTATCCGGCGGTAAAGCCTTAACCCGAACCGCTCCCTCCCGGTTGCGGCTTGGTTGAGAAAAATCAAAAGCCGCGCGATCCCGGAAACGGGGATCGCGCGGCTTTAACATTTATGGAGTCGGTGAATACGATGCCGTTATAAAGCGGCCTTGGCCTGTTGCGCTGCCAGTGTTTGTAAGGCTTTGAATACTTCATTCACATTGCGTTCCGTGTCTTCCAGCGACCCGGTCGTATCAATAACGAAATCGGCCATCGCCTTCTTCTCATCGCCGGGCATCTGCGCGGCCATGCGGCGGCGGATATCTTCCTCAGAAATCGGCGCGCGGGTCCGATACCGCTCGATCTGCTGTTCGGGCTTGCACCAGACGACAATGATCTTATCGAAACGGCGATGCTGGCCGGCTTCGAACAGAACAGCCGACTCGACCAGCACCACGGCCTCGTGATTTTTGGTCCGCTGTAACTGAATTTGCCGGTCAATCTCGCGTAGCACGGGAGCATGCACGATGGCATTCAGGTGCTTGAGCTTGTCGAGATCATTGAAAACAATGCCGGCCAGCTTGGCGCGATCCAGCTTACCGCCGGCGTCCACCACATCGGGTCCGAACCCGCTGACGATACGGTCATAGACCACTGTCCCGGGCTGCATCATGCTGCGGCCAATCTCATCCGAGTTGATGGTCGTCCCGCCCAGCTTGGCGAAGATCGCCGCCGCTGTCGACTTGCCGCTGCCAATTCCGCCTGTCAATCCTGCCGAGATCATCCTGCCTCCAATTGAAAATCGAATAATAGTAAAAATAATTATAACAGAAATTTATGCAGTCTGGTAATAGAGTTCGTTGGGAGGTCGCGTGACAGAGCCGCGACCGTGAGGGAGCGGTGGCAGGAAGTGGGTGGCCTCTCAAGCCACCGCTCCCTCACGGTCGCGGCTCTGTTAGATCGCCTTCAGAAGGAAAGCCGCAACGCGAACTGTATCTGGCGAGCCGTAGTCGCCGGACTAACGTAGCGACCCAGGCCGGGATTATACCCGCGACCGGTGAAGACAATCATGCTGCTGGCCGTCGGCGTGCGATAGTTTACGTGGTTGGCCAAGTTGAAAAACTCCGTGCGAAACTGTAGTTTCCGCGTGCCACCGAGCGAGAAATCGCGCTGCAGAGATACATCCACATTCACCAATGACGGACCGTAAACAGTTCCCCGCCCGACGTTGCCGATGGTGCCCGGCTCGGGAATGCTGAACGCGCAGGGATCAAAAAACTTATCGGGTTCCACTAGAGGCGCGCCCGGCTCCAGGAGAGTCTCTCCCGTGATGGGGTCCTTGCAACCGATGGAAGTGGCGCTGCGAGGGTTGTTACTTTGCCCCGGAACCAGATTGGGCCGCGTCGCCGCGAACAGATAATCGCCTCGCCGGAAATTGATACGCACCGTGGTAGGCACGGAGGTACGGAAGCTGAAGATGCCGCCCAGCCGCCAGCCGCCGAATAATTTTCCGGCAACTGGAGCGAATCCGCTGCCGCCATTGCTTTCCGGGACGCTGTAAAAGAAGCTGGTCGAGACGCGCTGGCGGTTGTCGAAGTCCGACGGTCCCCGGTCCAGCTTGCGGTCCAGCCCATACTGCTGCGCGCTGGCGCTGGTGCCGATATTCGACGCATCGTCGATCGTCTTTGAAAGCGTATAGCTCAGGCGCACGTTCATGGCGCGCGTCAACCGGGTGTCGGCGGTCAGCAGGAAGGAGTTGTAGAAAGACTGCGCGTCGCTGTTCATCAGGTTGATGCCGCTGCGAAACGCCGGATTTGTGTATTGCGGCGTGGGATTGGGACAATTCGTCGTCTGGCCCGCCGCCCCGCAGGGGAATAACAGGGTGCCGTCCGGACGCTTGACAGGCGGGGGAAATAGATTCGTCTCATAGTTGCGCCAGATATGGTTGCCGCGTGCGCCGACATATCCGGCCTGCACGGTGGTCTGCATGGGCAGGCGGCGCTGCAGAGAAAACTCGTAGCGCATCACGCGCGGCGTGGTGAAATCGCGATAGGCCAGCGCCTGCGCCTGCTGCGGCTGGCTCGTTGACGACGCCAGCACACCGGCGACCGCGCTGGGAAACGTAGCGCGGGCGTCAAAATTGGGATTGACTGCGATGCGATAAAATGGCGCCATGTTTTTCTGCGTATCCACGGCGTAGCCGAGCTGCTCGTCGTAATAAATCCCGATGCCCGCGCTGATGCTGGTGACGTCGCTGGTGTTGCGCCCGCCGCCGGGCGACCAGGCCACGCCGATGCGCGGCGAAATGTTGCCAAGTGAAGGGTTGTGATCGAGCAGAGGCCCAACCACCATCTGCGTGCCGGTCAGAATGTCATCCAGAAACGAGGTGCGCCCTAGCCGGTCATGAATCAGCGTGGCAAACTCATAGCGCAGTCCCAGGTTGAACATCAGGCCGGGGCGGACGCGGTACTCATCCTGAGCATAAAAGCCGAGCAGCGTCTGGCGCCAGGCCTTGGTATTGTCCGAGCCGGGCAGCGCGACGGTTACGGAGGTGCCCTCTGGCCCGCCTTGCAGAAAACTGTCGAGACTGTTGAACGACCAGATGCCGGACTTGTTGGCGCTCGAGGTTACGTCCCAGCGGTAGCGGTGCAGCTCCGCGCCGAGCTTCAGCCCGTGCGCTCCGCGCTGCACAATCACGTCGCCGGAATATTGGAAGCTGTTCATCTTGTTCGTCTCCGGCGCGGTGAACAGCGGGCCGAAGGTAACCGTGCCGGGAATATTCAATTGTCCAAACTGCGGCGCTTCGGGCAAAAAATATCGCGAAGCCGGAATATTGATCTCTGGCGAGGTGGTGCTGGTGGTCTGGTCGGTGGGACGCGTGTAGCCCAGCCGGAAAGACGCCACCAACCGCGTGCTGAAAATGTGGCTGCCCACCAGCGTGGCATACTGTTGCCGGGTCTTGACCCTGCTGCCGAATGCGTATATCCCGCCCCCACGTATGCTGCGGGCATCATCAAATGAGTAGCGTGCGAATAGCGCGGTGCGGTCGGAAAGCGCGTGATCCACGCGCAGCGTGAAGAACTGCTCATCGGTCGGCAGATACTGCGGCGAAAGATTCTGCGCCAGCCCGCCGCCCAGCCGCCCACCATCGAACTCCAAGTTAGGCAACGGCATCAGGTCCAGATACGGCCGAATCGCGGGGAAAACGCCAAATGTGCGGATCGCCGCGCCGGAAGCGTTGGTGATGATGCCCTGCCGCGCGTTGGAGTCGATGAAGGTGTCGAGTTGATTCTCGGTAAGGCGGTCGAGCATGGCCTCGAAACTGCCCATGATGAACGTCTTGTCCTTGCGCAGCGGCCCGGTGGCGGTGAAACCGAATTGATTGCGCTTGAAGGGCGGCGGGTGGGTTCCATCGAAGAAGCTGCGCGCATCCAGCTTGCTGTTGCGCAGATACTCAAACAGGCTCACGTGTACTTCATTCGAGCCCGAGCGCGTTACGGAGTTCAACACGCCGCCGCTGCCGCGACCGTATTCAGACGAGAACGTGGTGGCGAACACCATCACCTGCAACACAGAGTCGGTGCCGAGTTGCACGCCGGCTGCGCTGCGCGGCGATCGGTTCCCGGTGTCCATGATGTTGGTGCCGTCGAGCAAGAAGCTGTTCGATGAGGCTCGCCCGCCGTTCACATTCAAGTTTCCGCCGCCGATGCCGCGCGAACCCGACCCCGCTGAAGGGTCGCTGACACCCGCTTCCAGCGTAGCGAGTTGCGAGTAGCTGCGGCCGTTCAGTGGCAGTCCCACCAGCAGGCTTTCGTTAATCAGGCTGCCGCCGGCGCGCGGCGCGGTGGCGGCAGCTTGGCTCATTGACGTTGCAGGAGTTGTCTGCAAAGGCCGCGCAGGGCCAGACGGCGCATTCGTCTGCTGCGCAAATCCTCGCACTCCCATCACTGCGACAACTAAGATGGCCACGATGAAACTTAGAGGAACGGCGCGTGCCTCCTCATAAAGAAATTTGCTTCGAAGGGAATACTTCATCACTATGAATCCTTCCGCTGGAGAGAGTCGCGGGAAACGTTCTGATTCTATATCGTGGCTGGCATAAAACGAAAGATGCGATTCCTCACCGCCGTTGGGCGTGAAGGAATCGCATGAAATCATCGAGTCCAGTTTCGTTGATCCGCACCGTGCCGCGGCCAAACGCCGATTAATGAGTAAAGAAGAAGCAGCCGATGACCGGAATTTCTTCGTCCATGTTGAACAGCGTTACGTTGCCGTCATCGCCTTTGGCCAATTCAACGGGGCTGCCGTCAGCGCCTTTGGCGGAGGAGTCCAGCATCGCCAGTTTTACTTCGCCCTTCTTGGCGTCCTTGGCAACACGAAACTTCACGTAGGCCACAATGCCCGGCTTGATTACCGTTTTGCCGACGACGCTGACTTCCACCACTCCGAGCGTCTTATCGGACTTGTCATCGGCGACCGTGGTCTTTACCTCGGCCTCCGCCAGCTCGGCGGCCAGCGCGCGCTCGACGGACTCGTACGCCAGCGTATCTTTCGGAAAGCTGACGTGCAGCAGCAGACTATTGGCCTGCGCGCCCTCGGACCCCGAAAAGGTTACCGGGATGTCAATCACGTCCGTTGGTTTCGCGGATGCAAACCCCATATTGATGCGCGTGGTCTCCTGCGCGCGGACTACACCAGCCATGCCCAGAACGACGGCCAGCATGACCACCAGGGAGTTTCTGCTCATTCTCATCACTTCGTTCTCCTTCGGTGCAACCTGCAATAGTAAGATGTAATACTCCAAACATCCGCAGATTATATGATGCATAACGGAACTGGCCCGTTATCTCCACTATACTCCATCTGTCGTCAGGGCATGGCAAATGCCATGCCCTGAAACAGATACGGCCTAATGCAAAAAGATACTAACCGCCACCGGAGCGAACCGCGGCGGTCTTGCGCTTGCCAACCAAGTTCTTATATGTGGTTACCTGCGCGCCTGCCGGACGGTAGTTGTATTCGGCGGCGAAGTTGCTGTGGACGAAGACCGGCTTGCCGTCAAACACGGTTAGCTGCGGCTGGATGGTGCTGACCTCCTCCTCAGGGATGGTCATGTAGTCCTTGTCGAGTACCACCAAATCCGCCAGCTTGCCGGGCTGGATCATCCCGAACTGATCGGGCCGCAGCACGTACTCAGCGGCCCAACTGGTAATCATGCGCAGCGCGGTGGCGCGATCGACGCGCTCGTTCGGTCCCCAGACGCGGCCTTTCGAGTCCTTGCGCGTCAGCATCACTTCCATGTCATCCCACAGGTACGAGTTGGTGTCCGACTCAAAGACCACGCGCGCGCCCGCGGCCAGCAGGCTCTTCACCGGGCTGATCCAGTTGTGGGCCAAATCCTCGCCGTACGCGTCGGCCTTCGCCTGGCCCTCTTCCACCGAACGGGCCACGTAGCAACTGAACCACACGCCCAATTGCGCGGCGCGCTTGAAGTCTTTAGGGTTCACCTGATCGCAGTGATCCACGGCCCACAGCTTGGTGGCGTCCTTGCCGTACTGCTTCTGAATCTGCTCGACCAGGTTGAAGATCAGGCGGTGCGACTTGTCGCCGGCCACATGCGTGTTGCCGAAGCGCACGCCGTACTTGCCAGCGTTCAGCGTCCAGTTCTGGTAGTAATTGCTCTTGATGTTGGCGGCCTTGTTCACCGAACCCATCGCGCCACGATACTCGATGTCATAGTGGCACTGACCCGACGGGAACCAGCTATCGATCACGCCGTAGGCCGCCTTGCGCTTCTGATCGGTGCAGGCGCGCGTGGTAACACCGTCCACCGCCGTTGGCCCGATAGCGGTGATCCAAATTTTGTCCGTGCCGGAGTTAATCTTCTTGGCGAGCGCGGGCATCTCCTTCGCGAAATTCTGCACCGCGCCAAAATCTTCAATCGTCCCATAGCCTACGCGCATGGTCAGCTCGTTGCGCGCGGCCAAATATTCATAAGCGTGCAGCGCGTCCTGCGGCATGCGCGATGACACCGTGGTCAGGCCCATCGAATTCAGTTCCTGCATGTCCGGCTTGTACAGACCGGCCAGCACCGCCGCCTCGCGGTTGTAGGAATAGGGCAGCGCGAGACGGCTCGCCGGCGGCTCCAGATGTCCCGTGGGAATGCCCGCCTGATTGATCCAGTAACGGCCGTTTTCCTTAATCATCGCTCCATGCATCTTGTTCAGGATGTCCCAACCCTTGGTGTTCACCATTACGCCCATGAAATCCGGAATGCCCACGGAGAGGATGACCGGGTTGTTGGGTGTAACTTTGTCGACGTCGAAACGCGTGAGGTCGTCGAACATGATCTTGGCCTGCGCCACCGTGCCGCCGGAGATGAACGCCAACTGGTTGGCGAAGTAGATCCAATCGCCGGGCTTGAATTTTTCCTTGTCCATGATGCCCTTGATCTGATTGAGCACGTCGTCCTTGCTGCGCACGCCGCGCCAGTCCACCGGAAAGCGCTTCAGTTGCGCCGCCGTCATGGTGCCGCCGTAGGCGTTCTCGGCATAGCTATACATGTGGCGGTGCGTGTCGACGAAGCCTGGGATTACCGTGCGCCCCTTCAGATCAAGCGTGGTGGTGTTCGCCGCTTTCAGCTTCAGCACGTCGGCGTCCGTGCCCACAGCCACGATGCGCTGTCCGCGAATGGCCACCGCCTGCGCGATGGAGAAGTTATTGTCCACCGTCAGCACCTTGCCGTTGTGCAGGATCAGGTCCGCCGTCTGCCCTTGAGCGCGCAAGGCGGCGGGCAATGGGAATGCGGTTAGAACGATGGCGGCAAAAAGAATGCGGTGCGGGAATCTGGGCCCTAAATATCTCATCTGAGGTCCTCCCTGAATTATAGAAAACCACTTTCGGACCTAATCGTATAGCGCTGCGAGTCGTTCGGTCTGGCAACCCGTCCGGCCTATTATACTCGCGGGCGAATTTGCTGGAAGTACGAAATCATGCGCCACGCCCAGTCGTCATTCAGAGCGCAGCGAGGAACCTGCTTTGTTTCCACCGGACACCGCAAAAAACAGGTTCCTCGCTGCGCTCGGAATGACGACGGTTTAGGAGGGTGCAGAAGGATGTCCAGCGTCGGCAACCATTGCGCGCAATGACTCCGCGATGGCTTCCGGCTCATCCTGAGCGCCAAACCGCGCGGGTTCCACCATCGTTACAACAATCTCGCCGCGCGCGGCGCGCCTGCGTCCGGACATTCTCAGTTCGTAGAGACCAGCAATTTTCATCGGCACGACGGGAATGCCCAGCGACGCAGCCAGCACACCGATGCCGCCGCGAAACGGCCCCACCGCGCCGTCGCGCGTCAACTGGCCCTCAGGGAAAATCATGATGGACCAGCCCCGGTCCAC is a genomic window of Acidobacteriota bacterium containing:
- a CDS encoding dephospho-CoA kinase yields the protein MISAGLTGGIGSGKSTAAAIFAKLGGTTINSDEIGRSMMQPGTVVYDRIVSGFGPDVVDAGGKLDRAKLAGIVFNDLDKLKHLNAIVHAPVLREIDRQIQLQRTKNHEAVVLVESAVLFEAGQHRRFDKIIVVWCKPEQQIERYRTRAPISEEDIRRRMAAQMPGDEKKAMADFVIDTTGSLEDTERNVNEVFKALQTLAAQQAKAAL
- a CDS encoding TonB-dependent receptor yields the protein MSQAAATAPRAGGSLINESLLVGLPLNGRSYSQLATLEAGVSDPSAGSGSRGIGGGNLNVNGGRASSNSFLLDGTNIMDTGNRSPRSAAGVQLGTDSVLQVMVFATTFSSEYGRGSGGVLNSVTRSGSNEVHVSLFEYLRNSKLDARSFFDGTHPPPFKRNQFGFTATGPLRKDKTFIMGSFEAMLDRLTENQLDTFIDSNARQGIITNASGAAIRTFGVFPAIRPYLDLMPLPNLEFDGGRLGGGLAQNLSPQYLPTDEQFFTLRVDHALSDRTALFARYSFDDARSIRGGGIYAFGSRVKTRQQYATLVGSHIFSTRLVASFRLGYTRPTDQTTSTTSPEINIPASRYFLPEAPQFGQLNIPGTVTFGPLFTAPETNKMNSFQYSGDVIVQRGAHGLKLGAELHRYRWDVTSSANKSGIWSFNSLDSFLQGGPEGTSVTVALPGSDNTKAWRQTLLGFYAQDEYRVRPGLMFNLGLRYEFATLIHDRLGRTSFLDDILTGTQMVVGPLLDHNPSLGNISPRIGVAWSPGGGRNTSDVTSISAGIGIYYDEQLGYAVDTQKNMAPFYRIAVNPNFDARATFPSAVAGVLASSTSQPQQAQALAYRDFTTPRVMRYEFSLQRRLPMQTTVQAGYVGARGNHIWRNYETNLFPPPVKRPDGTLLFPCGAAGQTTNCPNPTPQYTNPAFRSGINLMNSDAQSFYNSFLLTADTRLTRAMNVRLSYTLSKTIDDASNIGTSASAQQYGLDRKLDRGPSDFDNRQRVSTSFFYSVPESNGGSGFAPVAGKLFGGWRLGGIFSFRTSVPTTVRINFRRGDYLFAATRPNLVPGQSNNPRSATSIGCKDPITGETLLEPGAPLVEPDKFFDPCAFSIPEPGTIGNVGRGTVYGPSLVNVDVSLQRDFSLGGTRKLQFRTEFFNLANHVNYRTPTASSMIVFTGRGYNPGLGRYVSPATTARQIQFALRLSF
- a CDS encoding slipin family protein → MGLPFSMGTIIFLIVAIYLISSVKILNEYERGVIFRLGRLLAHDKGPGVIFVFAPIDRIVRISLRMITMEVPPQETITRDNVSVKVNAVVYFRVLDANKAVVEVENYLYATGQLAQTTLRSVIGEVELDDLLSQRENLNERLQTILDQHTAPWGVKVSKVEVKQVEIPEQMVRAISKQAEAEREKRAKIIHAEGELGASIKLSEAAAVLAKEPTAIQLRYLQTLTEIGVEKNTTVVFPIPIDIFSRLTGVKDSGKSS
- a CDS encoding SPOR domain-containing protein; its protein translation is MAMAQNPSRQVELVLENRQVMGVFLVMAVLCGIFFALGFVVGRNTMTGGETIVEVVDDSIPPGEKPSALPSPTYIPRSQQTVVAGEAASGASAEADLSFYNNVETNAPDGPGETAAEQDQSAASAPPVGPPPNGIIVQVSALTRREDAESLLTLLKEKQLPVLVTTSSNDTLFHVVIGPYKTDKEAEQAKQALEKDGFRPFIRR